In Halopseudomonas xinjiangensis, a single genomic region encodes these proteins:
- a CDS encoding DUF2065 domain-containing protein — translation MLSSLLVALCLVLVLEGILPFAAPARWKQLLRSVSSVSDRQARLIGLLSMITGTACLYLLR, via the coding sequence ATGTTGAGCAGTCTGTTGGTTGCGCTGTGCCTGGTGTTGGTGCTGGAAGGTATATTGCCTTTCGCTGCGCCGGCGCGCTGGAAGCAGCTGTTACGAAGCGTCAGTAGCGTGTCGGACCGACAGGCACGTCTGATCGGCTTGCTGAGCATGATCACCGGCACTGCCTGCCTGTATCTGTTGCGCTGA
- the hflC gene encoding protease modulator HflC — MSNKTIFGLVIALVVLVIGWQSFFIVSQTERGLVLQFGKVVREDVPPGLHFKLPFVQKIRVFDGRLLTLDTPTQRYLTLEKKALMVDSYAKWRIANVQRFYTATSGLRTIAEERLSRQLESGLRNEVARRTLHEVVSGERDQLMANITQELNDSARRELGIEVVDVRVKGIDLPQEVNRSVFERMSSEREREAREHRAKGRELAEGIRADADRQHRVILAEAFREAEEIRGQGDAQAAEIYAQAYTKDPEFYSFYRSLQAYRESFGSGSDVLVLDPESEFFRYMERGPTRQ, encoded by the coding sequence ATGAGTAACAAGACGATATTTGGTTTGGTCATTGCGCTGGTTGTCCTCGTGATCGGCTGGCAAAGTTTCTTCATCGTCAGCCAGACCGAGCGTGGCCTGGTGCTGCAGTTCGGTAAGGTGGTGCGCGAGGATGTTCCGCCGGGGCTGCATTTCAAGCTACCGTTTGTGCAGAAGATCCGGGTATTCGACGGTCGTCTGCTGACTCTCGATACGCCCACGCAGCGCTACCTGACCCTGGAGAAGAAAGCGTTGATGGTCGATTCCTACGCCAAGTGGCGCATCGCCAACGTGCAGCGGTTCTACACCGCGACGTCCGGCCTGCGCACTATTGCCGAGGAGCGTCTGTCTCGCCAGCTCGAATCGGGTCTGCGCAACGAAGTCGCACGTCGTACTTTGCATGAAGTGGTTTCAGGGGAACGCGACCAGCTGATGGCGAATATCACTCAGGAGCTGAACGACAGCGCTCGGCGTGAGCTGGGTATCGAAGTCGTGGACGTTCGGGTGAAAGGGATAGACCTTCCGCAGGAAGTAAACCGCAGCGTATTCGAGCGTATGAGCAGCGAACGTGAGCGCGAAGCGCGCGAGCACCGGGCCAAGGGTCGCGAGCTGGCCGAAGGCATCCGTGCGGATGCCGACCGTCAGCACCGGGTGATTCTCGCCGAGGCGTTCCGTGAGGCTGAAGAAATCCGTGGTCAGGGTGATGCCCAGGCTGCCGAAATCTACGCCCAGGCCTATACCAAGGATCCGGAGTTCTACTCTTTCTACCGGAGCCTGCAGGCGTACCGGGAAAGCTTTGGCAGTGGCTCGGACGTGCTGGTGCTGGATCCGGAAAGCGAGTTCTTCCGGTATATGGAGCGAGGTCCGACGCGGCAGTGA
- the hfq gene encoding RNA chaperone Hfq, whose translation MSKGHSLQDPYLNVLRKERVPVSIYLVNGIKLQGQIESFDQFVILLKNTVSQMVYKHAISTVVPGRPVRLPAQGAGDEAETGAI comes from the coding sequence ATGTCAAAAGGGCATTCATTACAAGACCCTTACCTGAACGTTCTGCGTAAAGAACGGGTTCCGGTATCCATCTACCTGGTCAACGGCATAAAACTGCAGGGGCAGATCGAATCGTTCGATCAGTTCGTCATTCTGCTGAAGAATACGGTTAGCCAGATGGTTTACAAGCACGCGATTTCTACCGTCGTTCCGGGTCGTCCGGTACGTCTGCCGGCGCAAGGCGCAGGAGACGAGGCTGAAACCGGAGCGATTTGA
- the miaA gene encoding tRNA (adenosine(37)-N6)-dimethylallyltransferase MiaA: MGPTASGKTELALHLASKLPCELISVDSALVYRGMDIGTAKPDAATLAEFPHHLVDILDPAQAYSAARFRDDALRLMAEITARGRIPLLVGGTMLYFKALAGGLAQMPSADPVVRQRIESMAGEKGWEAVHRALADVDPVAAARIHPNDPQRIQRAYEVYLLSGVTLSEWHARQAEKGGASGSASDDLPYTVRHLAVAPAQRQVLHERIAQRFQVMLRDGFVDEVHALYRRGDLDPSMPSIRAVGYRQLWEHLEGKLSLDQAVERGVIATRQLAKRQFTWLRGWHADIDWLDSLDPNRFDQALKRLRTVTI, translated from the coding sequence ATGGGTCCTACCGCCTCCGGCAAGACAGAGCTGGCCCTGCATCTTGCCAGCAAGCTGCCGTGTGAACTCATAAGCGTCGATTCGGCGCTGGTCTACCGCGGCATGGATATTGGCACTGCCAAGCCGGACGCCGCCACCCTTGCCGAGTTTCCGCATCATCTGGTGGATATTCTTGATCCGGCGCAGGCCTATTCGGCTGCACGTTTTCGTGATGATGCGCTGCGGTTGATGGCCGAGATAACCGCGCGTGGGCGCATCCCACTTCTGGTCGGTGGCACCATGTTGTATTTCAAGGCGCTTGCCGGAGGGTTGGCGCAGATGCCTTCCGCGGACCCGGTCGTACGTCAGCGCATCGAGTCCATGGCCGGCGAGAAGGGCTGGGAGGCGGTGCATCGCGCGCTGGCTGACGTCGACCCGGTTGCGGCCGCCCGTATTCATCCAAACGATCCGCAGCGGATCCAGCGCGCCTACGAGGTCTATCTGCTTTCCGGTGTTACGCTCAGCGAATGGCATGCGCGCCAAGCCGAAAAAGGCGGCGCTAGCGGCTCTGCATCAGATGATTTGCCTTATACTGTGCGGCATCTTGCCGTCGCCCCTGCGCAACGACAGGTGCTGCATGAGCGGATCGCTCAACGTTTTCAGGTAATGCTGCGCGACGGGTTCGTCGACGAAGTACATGCTCTGTATCGCCGAGGTGACCTTGACCCATCGATGCCGTCGATTCGTGCAGTGGGCTATCGCCAGCTCTGGGAGCACCTGGAAGGGAAACTCTCCCTAGACCAGGCGGTCGAACGCGGAGTCATTGCTACCCGGCAACTTGCGAAAAGGCAGTTTACCTGGCTGCGCGGCTGGCACGCCGATATCGACTGGCTCGACAGTCTTGACCCGAATCGATTCGACCAGGCCTTGAAACGCCTCCGGACCGTCACCATATAG
- the mutL gene encoding DNA mismatch repair endonuclease MutL, which yields MSRIQLLSPRLANQIAAGEVVERPASVIKELLENSLDAGASRIDIDTEQGGVKLLRVRDDGRGIVSDDLPLALSRHATSKIRDLDDLERVATLGFRGEALASVSSVSRLTLTSCAEGEDQAWQVETEGREMSPNVQPAAHPRGTTVEVRDLFFNTPARRKFLRTEKTEFGHLEEVVKRLALSRFDVAFNLRHNGRSVLGLRPAHTEQEARRRVGSVCGPAFVEQSLTIDAERSGLRLWGWVGLPTFSRSQADLQYFFVNGRMIKDKLVAHAVRQAYRDVLFNGRHPTFVLFLEVDPAVVDVNVHPTKHEVRFRDGRMVHDFLFSTLYRALAEQRPGERVDDQLPPASPDIQPAPASIGVFSGQASMPLAEPQGSWTAGSDLARPSGQALAGAAQTYAALYGTGSGTGAVTQSKPPEQEGEVPPLGYAVAQLHGVYILAENAHGLVVVDMHAAHERITYERLKLAMDQEGLRSQPLLVPESVALSQREVDCAEEHAAWFTHLGFALQRMGPESLAIRELPALLRQADAVQLVRDVLTDLMEYGTSDRIQAHLNELLATMACHGSVRANRRLTLAEMNGLLRDMEQTERSGQCNHGRPTWTQMSMTELDKLFLRGR from the coding sequence ATGTCACGCATTCAACTTCTCAGTCCGCGGCTGGCTAACCAGATCGCGGCAGGCGAGGTCGTTGAACGGCCGGCGTCGGTCATCAAGGAATTGCTGGAAAACAGTCTCGATGCTGGCGCATCGCGGATCGATATCGACACCGAGCAGGGCGGCGTCAAGCTGCTGCGCGTGCGCGACGATGGTCGCGGGATCGTCAGCGATGACCTCCCGCTGGCGCTCTCCCGCCACGCCACGAGCAAGATCCGTGATCTCGACGACCTGGAGCGAGTAGCCACCCTCGGTTTTCGTGGTGAAGCGCTGGCGTCGGTGAGTTCGGTCTCGCGCCTGACATTGACCTCATGCGCGGAAGGGGAGGATCAAGCGTGGCAGGTCGAGACGGAAGGCCGCGAGATGTCCCCCAACGTCCAGCCTGCTGCCCACCCGCGTGGCACGACCGTCGAAGTGCGAGATCTGTTCTTCAACACTCCTGCGCGGCGCAAGTTTTTGCGCACCGAGAAAACCGAATTCGGTCATCTCGAAGAGGTGGTCAAACGTCTCGCGCTCTCACGCTTCGATGTGGCGTTCAACCTGCGTCATAACGGCCGCTCGGTGCTCGGTTTGCGTCCCGCTCATACCGAGCAGGAAGCCCGGCGCCGGGTCGGCTCGGTATGCGGTCCGGCCTTCGTCGAGCAATCGTTGACCATCGACGCCGAGCGCAGCGGTTTGCGGCTCTGGGGTTGGGTGGGCCTGCCGACCTTTTCCCGCAGCCAGGCGGATCTGCAGTATTTCTTCGTCAATGGACGCATGATCAAGGACAAGTTGGTCGCGCATGCCGTGCGCCAAGCGTATCGCGACGTGTTGTTCAACGGTCGACATCCGACCTTCGTGCTTTTCCTGGAAGTCGATCCTGCCGTGGTAGACGTGAACGTGCATCCGACCAAGCACGAGGTGCGCTTTCGTGACGGCCGCATGGTCCATGATTTCTTGTTCAGTACGCTTTATCGCGCGCTTGCCGAGCAGCGACCCGGCGAGCGTGTCGATGATCAGCTGCCGCCCGCTTCGCCCGACATCCAGCCGGCTCCGGCCAGCATAGGGGTGTTCTCCGGGCAGGCGAGCATGCCGCTTGCCGAGCCCCAAGGCAGCTGGACAGCGGGATCCGATCTCGCCCGCCCATCGGGTCAGGCACTCGCTGGCGCAGCCCAGACTTACGCCGCCTTGTACGGTACAGGTAGCGGCACCGGGGCCGTCACGCAGTCCAAGCCTCCCGAGCAGGAGGGCGAGGTGCCGCCGCTGGGTTATGCCGTCGCCCAGTTGCACGGGGTATACATCTTGGCCGAAAACGCCCACGGCCTGGTGGTGGTGGACATGCACGCAGCGCACGAACGCATCACCTATGAGCGCCTCAAGCTGGCGATGGATCAGGAAGGATTGCGCAGCCAGCCCCTGCTGGTGCCTGAAAGCGTTGCCCTGTCGCAGCGCGAGGTCGACTGCGCAGAAGAACATGCGGCCTGGTTCACCCACCTCGGTTTTGCCTTGCAGCGGATGGGGCCGGAAAGCCTGGCGATTCGAGAGCTACCTGCACTGTTGCGCCAGGCCGACGCGGTGCAACTGGTGCGCGACGTGCTGACCGACCTGATGGAGTACGGCACCAGCGACCGGATCCAGGCCCACCTCAATGAGCTGCTGGCTACCATGGCCTGTCACGGTTCGGTACGCGCCAATCGGCGCCTGACGCTTGCAGAGATGAACGGGCTGCTGCGCGACATGGAACAGACCGAGCGTAGCGGCCAATGCAATCACGGGCGGCCGACCTGGACACAGATGAGTATGACCGAGCTGGACAAGCTCTTCTTGCGAGGTCGCTGA
- the hflK gene encoding FtsH protease activity modulator HflK: protein MAWNEPGGGNNSNNQDPWGSGGNRGGNRGGKQGPPDLDEALRKLQDSLNGIFGKKKRGSDNGSGRGAGSTGGGIPKGVWVLVALVLVAVWLFNAVYMVDEQEQAVVLRFGEYHRTEEPGLHLYFPPVERKFQRNVTQVRSYRQQGQMLTEDENIVEVPLAVQYRISNLENFVLRVEDPETSLRHATESALRHVVGSTSMHEVLTEGREAMGVAVTERLQRYLDHYNTGITVVQVNVESAQAPAEVQDAFDDVIRAREDEVRERNQAESYANSVIPEARGRAQRLLEEANGYRDEVVARAAGEAQRFDLLVGQYRQSPEVMRERMYIGTMQDVLSNTSKILVSGGEGSNNLLYLPLDKLMERNNSGSGNSSGIPANSTPGVNPGNAADSSNRIPMQVQQRDPRARETR from the coding sequence ATGGCCTGGAATGAGCCTGGTGGTGGTAACAATTCGAATAACCAGGATCCCTGGGGAAGCGGTGGCAACCGTGGCGGAAATCGCGGTGGGAAGCAGGGTCCGCCGGACCTTGACGAGGCGCTGCGCAAATTGCAGGACAGCCTGAACGGCATCTTCGGCAAAAAGAAACGTGGAAGCGATAACGGTTCTGGCCGTGGGGCCGGAAGTACCGGTGGCGGCATCCCCAAGGGCGTCTGGGTGCTTGTTGCGCTGGTTCTTGTGGCTGTCTGGCTGTTCAACGCCGTATATATGGTGGATGAGCAGGAGCAGGCGGTGGTGCTGCGTTTCGGTGAATATCACCGAACCGAAGAGCCGGGCTTGCATCTTTATTTTCCGCCGGTTGAACGCAAATTCCAGCGCAACGTGACGCAGGTTCGCTCCTATCGCCAGCAGGGTCAGATGCTCACCGAGGACGAGAACATCGTTGAGGTGCCACTGGCCGTGCAATACCGTATCTCCAACCTCGAAAACTTCGTGCTGCGCGTCGAAGATCCTGAAACCAGTCTGCGGCATGCGACCGAAAGTGCGTTGCGTCATGTGGTCGGTTCGACATCTATGCATGAAGTCCTGACCGAAGGGCGGGAAGCGATGGGGGTTGCGGTGACCGAGCGGCTGCAGCGCTATCTGGATCACTACAATACCGGCATCACTGTCGTTCAAGTCAACGTCGAAAGTGCCCAGGCTCCGGCTGAGGTTCAGGATGCCTTCGATGATGTAATCCGTGCTCGAGAGGACGAAGTCCGTGAGCGCAACCAGGCTGAATCCTATGCCAACAGCGTTATCCCGGAGGCTCGCGGGCGTGCTCAGCGTCTCTTGGAAGAGGCCAATGGTTATCGGGATGAGGTCGTCGCCCGGGCTGCCGGTGAGGCACAGCGCTTCGATCTGCTGGTCGGTCAGTATCGTCAGTCACCTGAAGTCATGCGCGAGCGGATGTACATCGGCACGATGCAGGATGTGCTGAGCAACACCAGCAAGATCCTGGTTTCGGGAGGAGAAGGTAGTAACAATCTTCTTTACCTGCCGCTGGACAAGCTGATGGAGCGCAATAATTCGGGCTCCGGTAATTCGTCGGGCATTCCCGCCAATTCCACGCCGGGAGTGAACCCCGGCAATGCGGCCGATTCCAGTAACCGCATCCCAATGCAGGTGCAGCAGCGTGATCCGCGCGCCAGGGAGACCCGCTGA
- the hflX gene encoding ribosome rescue GTPase HflX: protein MFFERHEGGERAILVHLESMDEQSREDPHEFVELVRSAGAEIVHFLTINRYQPSPRFLVGSGKVEEIRDLVRDHEGDLVIFNHTLTPSQERNLERELQCRVIDRTGLILDIFAQRARTHEGKLQVELAQLQHLSTRLVRGWTHLERQKGGIGLRGPGETQLETDRRLLRNRIKQITKRLEKVRSQREQARRSRRRAEIPVVSLVGYTNAGKSTLFNSMADSEVFAANQLFATLDPTLRRIELAEVGPVILADTVGFIRHLPHGLVEAFRATLEESSQADLLLHVIDAADDERTSHIEQVHLVLGEIGALELPILEVYNKVDLLENFEPQVQRDENGKPLRVWVSAREGRGLDLLAQAVAELVGEDVIQKRILLGHDEARLRAQFYAAGAVIGEHVDTEGRPELEVRLPRSDFNRLVTREGWQPDIFLSQHTLQ from the coding sequence TTGTTTTTCGAACGCCATGAAGGGGGTGAACGAGCGATTCTCGTTCATCTTGAGAGCATGGATGAACAGAGTCGGGAAGATCCGCACGAGTTCGTCGAACTGGTGCGGTCCGCTGGAGCGGAGATTGTTCACTTCCTGACCATCAATCGCTATCAGCCAAGTCCGCGATTCCTCGTGGGTTCCGGCAAGGTCGAAGAAATACGCGATCTGGTCAGAGACCATGAAGGTGATCTGGTCATCTTCAATCACACCCTGACACCCAGTCAGGAACGCAACCTGGAGCGCGAGCTGCAGTGTCGCGTTATCGACCGTACCGGCCTGATCCTGGACATCTTCGCCCAGCGTGCCCGCACGCATGAAGGTAAGCTACAGGTAGAGTTGGCGCAGCTGCAGCATCTGAGCACCAGGCTGGTTCGAGGCTGGACGCACCTTGAGCGGCAGAAGGGCGGTATCGGTCTGCGCGGCCCGGGTGAAACCCAGCTCGAAACTGACCGCCGATTGTTGCGTAATCGGATCAAGCAGATTACCAAGCGACTGGAAAAGGTTCGCAGTCAGCGAGAGCAGGCGCGGCGATCGCGCCGACGTGCCGAGATCCCAGTAGTTTCCCTGGTCGGTTACACCAATGCCGGGAAGTCCACGCTATTCAACAGCATGGCCGACTCTGAAGTCTTCGCGGCCAACCAGTTGTTCGCCACGCTGGACCCAACCTTGCGCCGCATCGAACTGGCCGAGGTCGGGCCGGTTATCCTGGCCGATACCGTAGGTTTCATCCGACATTTGCCTCACGGTCTGGTCGAGGCTTTCAGGGCGACGCTGGAGGAATCCAGTCAGGCGGACCTGCTACTGCACGTCATCGACGCTGCTGACGACGAGCGGACCTCGCATATCGAACAGGTGCACCTGGTACTTGGCGAGATTGGCGCGCTGGAACTGCCGATCCTCGAGGTCTACAACAAGGTCGACCTGCTGGAAAACTTCGAGCCGCAGGTTCAGCGCGATGAAAACGGCAAACCGCTGCGTGTTTGGGTATCGGCGCGGGAAGGCCGCGGCCTCGATCTGCTGGCGCAGGCGGTAGCCGAGCTTGTCGGCGAAGATGTCATACAGAAACGCATCCTGCTCGGGCACGACGAAGCCCGTTTGCGCGCGCAGTTCTACGCCGCCGGAGCGGTAATCGGGGAGCACGTCGATACAGAAGGGCGCCCGGAACTGGAGGTGCGCTTGCCACGTAGCGACTTCAATCGTCTGGTTACGCGCGAAGGCTGGCAGCCCGATATCTTTCTTTCGCAACATACTTTGCAATAA